From the bacterium genome, one window contains:
- the recO gene encoding DNA repair protein RecO: MEIYCLDSIVLRRIKFGDSSLIATLFTKEQGKLSVIAKGARAAKSKKGLASALEPLNRIEATIYSKTTRQMQVLSSAEILDDYYVIKKDYDRIQAAVSILTAIDKAVFEGESSDSIWRVLINSLIGLSDCDIENISSEILSFRCGLIDAGGYSPIVQSCSICGGDLSEKGSLFSAIHGGIVCSKCASIGIALDYADIELLQFLFSPDKQIYFSIPENKINKIEAIIKHHEEFHRG; the protein is encoded by the coding sequence ATGGAAATATACTGCTTAGACTCGATTGTCCTTCGAAGAATAAAATTCGGAGATTCGAGTCTAATTGCAACTTTGTTCACTAAGGAGCAGGGAAAGCTGAGCGTCATTGCCAAAGGCGCGCGAGCCGCTAAATCCAAAAAGGGATTGGCCTCCGCACTAGAGCCACTTAATCGGATCGAAGCGACTATTTATAGTAAAACAACTCGTCAGATGCAGGTTTTATCATCCGCCGAGATACTTGATGATTACTATGTTATCAAAAAAGACTACGACAGGATTCAGGCGGCAGTTTCAATTCTTACTGCAATAGATAAGGCTGTTTTCGAGGGAGAATCATCGGATTCAATATGGAGGGTTCTTATAAATTCGCTCATAGGATTGAGTGACTGCGATATCGAGAATATTTCATCTGAAATTCTTAGCTTTCGTTGTGGATTGATCGATGCTGGAGGCTACTCACCCATAGTTCAATCATGCTCTATTTGCGGAGGTGATCTTTCTGAAAAGGGCTCGCTTTTCTCAGCTATTCACGGGGGAATTGTTTGCTCGAAATGTGCTTCCATAGGTATAGCACTTGACTATGCTGATATTGAGTTACTCCAATTTCTTTTTTCTCCAGATAAGCAAATTTATTTCTCCATTCCAGAGAACAAAATTAACAAGATAGAGGCTATAATTAAACATCATGAGGAATTCCATAGGGGTTAA
- a CDS encoding TrkA family potassium uptake protein, whose amino-acid sequence MKKIIIIGAGRFGYATANRLSELGSKVTVIDTDEKRLFLLRSLVAETFILDAIDREAIGAKLTEQNYDAGVVGIGDDFSTALLVSLYMKQYGVPLIVARASNPKQARIFKKIGVNMVVTPEDEMGHHLAEKLILADSEQIDLSVNSSIIRVLAPESFIDKSIQELEITDKGFYLVFIARRYTKQGFVKMAFPDETDFKIARNDYLVFAGDTRRITAFVESAL is encoded by the coding sequence ATGAAAAAAATAATAATTATTGGTGCAGGTCGTTTCGGATATGCTACGGCAAATCGTCTTTCCGAACTTGGCTCTAAAGTTACGGTAATAGATACAGATGAAAAAAGATTATTTTTATTAAGAAGCCTCGTGGCTGAGACTTTCATACTTGATGCTATCGACCGTGAGGCAATAGGAGCTAAGTTAACTGAACAAAACTACGACGCAGGTGTTGTGGGTATCGGAGATGATTTTTCAACTGCACTTTTAGTTAGTCTATATATGAAACAGTATGGTGTGCCGCTTATTGTTGCGCGAGCATCGAATCCAAAACAGGCAAGGATATTTAAAAAGATTGGGGTGAATATGGTTGTTACCCCCGAGGACGAAATGGGGCACCATCTTGCCGAAAAATTGATACTTGCCGATTCTGAACAGATAGACCTTTCAGTTAATTCCTCCATTATTAGAGTTTTAGCACCAGAATCTTTTATAGATAAATCAATTCAGGAACTCGAAATTACAGATAAGGGATTTTACCTTGTTTTCATCGCTAGACGCTACACCAAACAAGGCTTCGTAAAAATGGCATTCCCCGACGAAACTGACTTCAAGATAGCGAGAAACGATTATCTTGTTTTTGCCGGAGATACACGAAGGATAACTGCGTTCGTGGAGTCAGCGCTTTGA
- the rpsT gene encoding 30S ribosomal protein S20, whose translation MPNTQVDKSAEKRVRQDKKKRAHNRVMKGYVRDMMRQVRTAQNKETALEALPHAYSVLDKASKKGIIHHKTCARLKSRIAVRANKIKASAK comes from the coding sequence GTGCCCAATACACAAGTCGATAAGTCCGCTGAAAAACGCGTTAGACAGGATAAAAAAAAGCGTGCACATAACCGTGTCATGAAAGGTTATGTTCGCGATATGATGCGTCAGGTTCGCACTGCGCAAAATAAAGAAACAGCGCTTGAGGCGTTGCCACACGCATATAGTGTTTTAGATAAAGCCTCTAAAAAGGGGATTATCCATCATAAGACTTGTGCAAGGTTGAAGTCGAGAATTGCCGTTAGGGCGAACAAGATAAAAGCCTCCGCTAAATAA
- a CDS encoding geranylgeranyl reductase family protein, producing MISVFNERCCGCGGCCCACPIDAIFIQNSKIRIKSNCTECGKCIPFCPHGALYLEQKSTSWPAIRPPENQYDVIVIGGGPAGSTAARVAAEKGAKVLLIEKKPVVGAPQLCAEGISHTGLTDVMPIIRERWIAAPIIGAILVSPSGLKTTVRHPKAGYILERRVFDRDLFAMAGEKGVKVLVSATAREFVWEHDCIVGLNIDWRGESLTIKSKIFICADGVEATMAKSLFPREYLAPDQMHVAAQVVMTGINLQEGFPEFHVGKELAPGGYAWVFPKGEDIANVGIGINPSVYLETKATAWSLLKKFIDTRFGNDGEIIEIASGNVPTAKRLEKIAYRNVLFAGDAGRLSDPISGGGLANALLSGKLAGDIAAVSINGKSPEETEKILAVYASSWDRAKGKQMSFYWKAKNIFASLENSDIESICKIIDDRFGRNSFDGIDIPGTIKAIISERKLLWRFAKSLLPSKK from the coding sequence TTGATCTCGGTTTTTAACGAAAGGTGTTGTGGTTGCGGAGGATGTTGTTGTGCATGTCCGATCGATGCAATATTTATTCAAAATAGCAAAATTCGTATAAAAAGCAATTGCACCGAATGCGGGAAATGTATCCCTTTCTGTCCACATGGAGCGCTTTATCTGGAGCAAAAAAGCACATCTTGGCCAGCGATACGACCCCCTGAGAACCAATACGATGTGATAGTTATTGGGGGAGGGCCAGCTGGTTCGACTGCCGCAAGGGTTGCGGCGGAAAAAGGCGCTAAGGTTCTTCTTATTGAAAAAAAACCTGTTGTAGGTGCTCCCCAACTCTGCGCGGAGGGCATCAGTCACACCGGGCTTACAGATGTAATGCCGATTATCCGAGAAAGATGGATTGCTGCGCCGATTATCGGCGCGATCCTCGTTTCACCTTCCGGATTGAAAACTACTGTTAGGCATCCAAAAGCCGGTTATATTCTTGAAAGAAGGGTTTTCGATAGAGATTTATTCGCCATGGCCGGAGAAAAAGGCGTCAAGGTTCTAGTGTCGGCGACAGCGAGGGAATTTGTGTGGGAACACGATTGTATAGTCGGGTTGAATATCGACTGGAGGGGTGAATCGCTTACCATCAAAAGCAAGATATTCATTTGTGCCGATGGGGTAGAGGCCACTATGGCAAAATCGCTATTTCCCCGTGAATATTTAGCTCCCGACCAGATGCATGTTGCGGCACAAGTTGTAATGACTGGAATAAATCTTCAAGAAGGATTCCCTGAATTCCATGTGGGAAAAGAACTCGCTCCAGGGGGCTATGCCTGGGTATTTCCAAAGGGCGAGGACATCGCTAATGTAGGAATAGGAATAAATCCCTCTGTTTATTTGGAGACAAAAGCTACAGCATGGAGCCTGCTTAAGAAATTTATCGATACTCGATTTGGAAACGATGGAGAGATTATTGAAATAGCCAGTGGTAATGTTCCAACCGCGAAACGCCTCGAAAAAATCGCCTATAGGAATGTGCTATTCGCTGGGGATGCAGGAAGACTATCTGATCCAATATCGGGAGGTGGTTTAGCTAATGCGCTTCTTTCCGGTAAGCTTGCCGGTGATATAGCAGCGGTTTCAATAAATGGCAAATCACCCGAGGAGACCGAGAAAATACTGGCTGTATACGCTTCCTCGTGGGATAGGGCTAAAGGCAAACAAATGTCCTTCTATTGGAAGGCCAAGAATATTTTTGCCAGCTTGGAAAACAGCGATATAGAAAGCATCTGCAAAATCATCGATGACCGTTTTGGCAGGAATTCCTTCGATGGTATTGATATACCCGGCACCATTAAAGCGATTATTTCTGAGCGAAAGCTCTTGTGGCGATTCGCCAAAAGTTTGCTGCCCTCAAAAAAATAG
- a CDS encoding sporulation protein, whose protein sequence is MFAEEVLKVILQNVETVAKAKTIIGDPIELGGKTVVPICKVSVGFGAGGSEAKNEKNNNIGGGGGGGFTVEPIAFLVINDKEVNLLPVKPDKIGNFAKTIPLTVEKIGEMAEKAMAAKQKKNKE, encoded by the coding sequence ATGTTCGCTGAAGAGGTTTTAAAGGTAATTTTACAAAATGTCGAAACGGTCGCAAAAGCGAAAACCATAATTGGCGATCCAATCGAATTGGGCGGTAAGACAGTTGTTCCAATTTGTAAGGTTAGCGTGGGTTTCGGTGCTGGTGGTTCCGAAGCAAAAAACGAAAAAAATAATAATATCGGTGGCGGTGGTGGTGGAGGTTTCACTGTCGAGCCTATTGCTTTTCTCGTTATAAACGACAAGGAAGTCAATTTACTTCCGGTTAAACCGGATAAAATAGGCAACTTCGCCAAAACCATTCCTTTAACGGTCGAGAAGATCGGAGAGATGGCAGAAAAGGCAATGGCCGCAAAACAGAAGAAAAACAAAGAATAG